The following are encoded in a window of Platichthys flesus chromosome 11, fPlaFle2.1, whole genome shotgun sequence genomic DNA:
- the ensab gene encoding endosulfine alpha b — protein sequence MSSENPDSDTQVDHEDEKQDAQEKNANPVKAEEAKLQAKYPVLGQKPGGSDFLMKRLQKGQKYFDSGDYNMAKAMKKKQLPVAGPDKNLVTGDHIPTPQDLPQRKSSLVTSKLAG from the exons ATGTCTTCGGAGAACCCGGACTCGGACACTCAGGTGGACCACGAGGATGAAAAACAG GACGCCCAGGAGAAGAATGCAAACCCAGTGAAGGCGGAGGAGGCCAAGCTGCAGGCCAAGTACCCTGTTCTGGGACAGAAGCCCGGCGGCTCAGACTTCCTCATGAAGAGATTACAGAAAGGG CAAAAGTACTTTGACTCGGGCGACTACAACATGGCCAAGGccatgaagaagaagcagcttcctgtggcGGGGCCCGACAAGAACCTGGTGACCGGCGACCACATTCCGACGCCGCAGGATCTGCCCCAGAGGAAGTCGTCCTTGGTGACCAGCAAGCTAGCCGGCTAG
- the mcl1b gene encoding induced myeloid leukemia cell differentiation protein Mcl-1b translates to MLPIKKLDTLKFASGDTSRLFQSQNGVGDGPMKCGSWVNSSSQIVPQNGSAVEGPRRPKTLQVTASNEGYSAKNHRENGDSVDDSLPSSPDSQGDVDSCPAGAEGLEADTRQLIRRTLEDLVAHKESSWSDSKALATMKRVVDDLLEKHRYAYNGMLKKLSLDDRAGDVGFVSDVATSLFNDGTTNWGRIASLVAFGAVVCQHLEKTRGPADSVELVAQEISTYLLTHQRDWLVKNNSWDGFVQFFRVSNPEAVVRNTLLGLAGFAGIGALALLIR, encoded by the exons ATGTTACCAATCAAGAAACTGGACACACTTAAATTCGCCAGCGGGGACACGAGCCGCTTGTTCCAGTCTCAAAATGGAGTCGGGGACGGACCGATGAAATGCGGCTCCTGGGTAAATTCCTCCTCGCAGATAGTGCCGCAAAACGGGAGCGCGGTGGAGGGCCCGAGGCGGCCGAAGACCCTGCAGGTCACCGCCAGCAACGAAGGGTACTCAGCGAAGAACCACCGGGAAAACGGCGACTCGGTGGACGACTCGCTGCCCTCCAGCCCGGACTCCCAGGGCGACGTGGACAGCTGCCCGGCGGGGGCCGAGGGGCTGGAGGCCGACACCCGGCAGCTCATCCGCCGAACGCTCGAGGACCTAGTCGCTCACAAGGAGTCGAGCTGGAGCGACAGCAAAGCGCTGGCGACCATGAAGAGGGTCGTGGACGATCTCCTGGAGAAACACAGATACGCGTATAATG GTATGCTCAAAAAACTGTCGCTGGACGACCGGGCGGGCGATGTGGGCTTCGTGAGCGACGTGGCCACCAGCCTGTTCAACGACGGCACCACCAACTGGGGCCGGATCGCCAGCCTGGTGGCCTTCGGGGCGGTGGTGTGTCAGCACCTGGAGAAGACGAGGGGCCCGGCGGACAGCGTGGAGCTGGTGGCTCAGGAGATCTCCACGTACCTGCTGACCCACCAGAGGGACTGGCTGGTGAAAAACAACTCCTGG GATGGGTTTGTGCAGTTCTTCAGAGTATCCAACCCTGAGGCTGTGGTGAGGAACACGCTGCTGGGCCTGGCTGGCTTCGCTGGTATTGGGGCACTGGCCCTGTTGATCAGGTGA